In the Nomascus leucogenys isolate Asia chromosome 5, Asia_NLE_v1, whole genome shotgun sequence genome, one interval contains:
- the NEK2 gene encoding serine/threonine-protein kinase Nek2 isoform X2: MPSRAEDYEVLYTIGTGSYGRCQKIRRKSDGKILVWKELDYGSMTEAEKQMLVSEVNLLRELKHPNIVRYYDRIIDRTNTTLYIVMEYCEGGDLASVITKGTKERQYLDEEFVLRVMTQLTLALKECHRRSDGGHTVLHRDLKPANVFLDGKQNVKLGDFGLARILNHDTSFAKTFVGTPYYMSPEQMNRMSYNEKSDIWSLGCLLYELCALMPPFTAFSQKELAGKIREGKFRRIPYRYSDELNEIITRMLNLKDYHRPSVEEILKNPLIADLVADEQRRNPERRGRQLGEPEKSQDSSPVLSELKLKEIQLQERERALKAREERLEQKEQELCVRERLAEDKLARAENLLKNYSLLRERKFLSLASSPESHFVAQAGVPWCDHSSM, translated from the exons ATGCCGTCTCGGGCTGAGGATTATGAAGTGTTGTACACCATTGGCACAGGCTCCTATGGCCGCTGCCAGAAGATCCGGAGGAAGAGTGATGGCAAG ATATTAGTTTGGAAAGAACTTGACTATGGCTCCATGACAGAAGCTGAGAAACAGATGCTTGTTTCTGAAGTGAATTTGCTTCGTGAACTGAAACATCCAAACATCGTTCGTTACTATGATCGGATTATTGACCGGACCAACACAACACTGTACATTGTAATGGAATATTGTGAAGGCGGGGATCTGGCTAGTGTAATTACAAAAGGAACCAAGGAAAG GCAATACTTAGATGAAGAGTTTGTTCTTCGTGTGATGACTCAGTTGACTCTGGCGCTGAAGGAATGCCACAGACGAAGTGATGGTGGTCATACTGTATTGCATCGGGATCTGAAACCAGCCAATGTTTTCCTGGATGGCAAGCAAAACGTCAAGCTTGGAGACTTTGGGCTAGCTAGAATATTAAACCACGACACGAGTTTTGCAAAAACATTTGTTGGCACACCTTATTACATGTCTCCT GAACAAATGAATCGCATGTCCTACAATGAGAAATCAGATATCTGGTCACTGGGCTGTTTGCTGTATGAGTTATGTGCATTAAT GCCTCCATTTACAGCTTTTAGCCAGAAAGAACTCGCTGGGAAAATCAGAGAAGGCAAATTCAGGCGAATTCCATACCGTTACTCTGatgaattgaatgaaattattACGAGGATGTTAAACTTAAAG gattACCATCGACCTTCTGTTGAAGAAATTCTCAAGAACCCTTTAATAGCAGATTTGGTTGCAGACGAGCAAAGAAGAAATCCTGAGAGAAGAGGGCGACAATTAGGAGAGCCAGAAAAATCGCAGGATTCCAGCCCTGTATTGAGTGAGCTGAAACTAAAGGAAATTCAGTTACAGGAGCGAGAGCGAGCTCtcaaagcaagagaagaaagatTGGAGC agaaagaacaggagCTTTGCGTTCGTGAGAGACTAGCAGAGGACAAACTGGCTAGAGCAGAAAATCTGCTGAAGAACTACAGCTTGCTAAGGGAACGGAAGTTCCTGTCTCTGGCAAGTAGTCCAG